The following are encoded in a window of Salmo trutta chromosome 27, fSalTru1.1, whole genome shotgun sequence genomic DNA:
- the LOC115164603 gene encoding frizzled-10, translating into MDIMVQRGETMHSTAKLSLINVLLVCLSGDCSAISSIDPDRPGEGRCQQIVIPLCKDIGYNMTRMPNLMGHEDQNEAAIKLHEFAPLIGFGCHTHLKFFLCSLYAPMCTEQVSTPIPACRVMCEQARQKCSPIMEQFNFRWPDSLDCSRLPTKNDPNNLCMEAPNNGSDEPPKSSHTQRPDFRLQRPMKETESKETCSNPGKFHYVQKSESCAPKCYPKVDVYWSQGDKQFSLVWMAIWSILCFISSSFTVLTFLIDPQRFKYPERPIIFLSMSYCVYSVGYLIRLFVGADSIACDRDSGVQYIIQEGLESTGCTIVFLILYYFGMASSLWWVILTLTWFLAAGKKWGHEAIEANSSYFHLAAWAIPAIKTIMILVMRKVAGDELTGVCYVGSMDVKALTGFVLIPLSCYLIIGTSFLLSGFVALFHIRKIMKTEGENTDKLEKLMVRIGVFSVLYTVPATCVIACYFYERLNMDYWRSLAVEQKCVDSSRNNAESEECGMKSSIPAVEIFMVKIFMLLVVGITSGMWIWTSKTLQSWQNVFSRKLKKRTRRKAASVFTSSGPYIKPHPALKAHNTKYEPTRPPPTCV; encoded by the exons ATGGACATTATG GTTCAAAGAGGAGAGACTATGCATTCCACTGCTAAACTGAGCCTTATCAATGTGCTACTGGTCTGTCTGAGTGGTGACTGCTCAGCCATTAGCTCCATAGACCCAGACCGGCCGGGTGAAGGGAGATGTCAACAGATTGTCATCCCTCTATGTAAGGACATTGGCTACAACATGACAAGGATGCCCAATCTGATGGGCCATGAGGACCAGAATGAAGCAGCCATCAAGCTACATGAGTTTGCCCCTCTCATAGGGTTTGGATGCCACACTCACCTCAAGTTTTTTCTCTGTTCGCTGTATGCACCTATGTGCACGGAGCAGGTATCCACCCCAATCCCTGCCTGCAGAGTGATGTGTGAGCAGGCCAGGCAAAAGTGCTCCCCTATCATGGAGCAGTTCAATTTCCGCTGGCCTGACTCCCTGGACTGCTCCAGACTACCTACTAAAAATGACCCCAACAATCTCTGCATGGAGGCCCCCAACAACGGCTCAGACGAGCCCCCCAAAAGCTCCCACACCCAGCGTCCTGACTTCAGGCTTCAGCGGCCAATGAAGGAGACGGAGAGCAAGGAGACCTGTAGTAACCCAGGCAAGTTCCACTATGTGCAGAAGAGTGAGTCCTGCGCCCCCAAGTGCTACCCCAAAGTGGATGTGTACTGGAGTCAGGGAGATAAGCAGTTCTCTCTGGTGTGGATGGCTATCTGGTCCATCCTCTGCTTCATCTCCAGCTCATTCACTGTCCTCACCTTCCTCATCGACCCCCAGCGATTTAAATACCCCGAGAGGCCTATCATCTTCCTCTCCATGTCCTACTGTGTCTACTCTGTAGGCTACCTGATCCGTCTGTTTGTGGGGGCAGACAGTATCGCCTGTGACCGGGATAGTGGGGTCCAGTACATCATCCAGGAGGGACTGGAAAGCACGGGCTGCACCATCGTCTTCCTCATTCTCTACTACTTCGGCATGGCCAGCTCCCTCTGGTGGGTCATCCTCACACTCACCTGGTTCCTGGCTGCAGGGAAGAAGTGGGGCCACGAGGCCATCGAGGCCAACAGCAGCTACTTCCACCTGGCGGCCTGGGCCATCCCGGCCATCAAGACCATCATGATCCTGGTGATGAGGAAGGTGGCGGGGGACGAGCTGACGGGGGTGTGCTACGTGGGCAGCATGGACGTGAAAGCTCTCACAGGCTTCGTGCTCATCCCACTCTCCTGCTACCTCATCATCGGCACCTCCTTCCTGCTGTCGGGCTTCGTGGCCCTGTTCCACATCCGCAAGATCATGAAGACGGAGGGGGAGAACACGGATAAACTGGAGAAGCTGATGGTACGGATCGGAGTGTTCTCGGTCCTCTACACTGTACCTGCCACCTGCGTTATCGCCTGCTACTTCTACGAGAGGCTCAACATGGACTACTGGAGGAGCCTGGCCGTGGAGCAGAAGTGTGTTGATAGCAGCAGGAACAATGCAGAGTCTGAAGAGTGTGGTATGAAGAGCTCCATCCCGGCCGTGGAGATCTTCATGGTTAAGATCTTCATGCTGCTAGTGGTGGGCATCACGAGTGGCATGTGGATCTGGAcctcaaaaacactgcagtcgTGGCAGAATGTGTTTAGCAGGAAGCTGAAGAAGAGGACTAGGAGGAAGGCTGCCAGTGTGTTCACAAGCAGTGGGCCTTACATCAAGCCTCACCCAGCACTCAAGGCGCACAACACAAAGTATGAGCCTACCAGGCCCCCTCCTACATGCGTATGA